The following are encoded in a window of Ferribacterium limneticum genomic DNA:
- the nhaR gene encoding transcriptional activator NhaR: MNHKHLFYFWKVAKAGSIARAAEAINVTPQTLSGQIGLLESSLGTELFARQGRSIVLTEAGKMALEYADELFALSAELEVMIKHHPKGRPAEFRVGVSDAVPKSLACSLLQPAIHGEQSTRIVCREWQLDRLLAQLAVHELDMVISDAPVPPGFSVRAYNHRLLDSGISFLAARRLIAETPPEFPACLNELPLLLPGEDSTVRTNLLPWLERERIRARVVGVFDDTALMAAFGKAGVGAFPVPTIAEDEFLTSGELAVIGRTTDVQVSYFAISVERRLTHPSVLAVTQSAQRIGLPVGE, translated from the coding sequence GTGAACCACAAGCATCTGTTCTATTTCTGGAAGGTGGCCAAGGCCGGCAGCATTGCCCGGGCCGCCGAGGCAATCAATGTCACGCCACAAACCTTGAGCGGTCAGATCGGGCTGCTGGAAAGCAGCCTGGGGACCGAGCTGTTTGCCCGCCAGGGGCGCTCCATCGTCCTGACCGAAGCCGGCAAAATGGCCCTCGAGTACGCCGACGAACTGTTCGCCCTGAGCGCCGAACTGGAAGTGATGATCAAGCACCATCCGAAGGGGCGACCGGCCGAATTCCGTGTCGGCGTCTCCGATGCGGTGCCGAAATCCCTTGCCTGCTCGTTGCTCCAGCCTGCCATCCATGGCGAACAGTCGACGCGCATCGTGTGCCGCGAATGGCAACTGGACCGTTTGCTTGCCCAGTTGGCGGTGCATGAACTCGACATGGTCATTTCGGATGCTCCGGTGCCACCGGGCTTCAGCGTTCGTGCCTATAACCATCGCCTGCTCGATTCGGGTATTTCATTTTTGGCAGCCAGGCGCCTGATCGCTGAAACGCCGCCCGAGTTTCCGGCTTGCCTCAACGAACTACCCTTGCTTTTACCGGGGGAAGATTCAACCGTCAGAACGAACCTTCTGCCCTGGCTGGAAAGAGAGCGCATCCGGGCGCGGGTCGTCGGCGTATTCGATGACACCGCCTTGATGGCGGCGTTCGGCAAGGCAGGCGTTGGTGCCTTTCCGGTTCCCACCATTGCCGAAGACGAATTTCTCACCTCGGGCGAACTGGCCGTTATCGGGCGAACCACCGATGTTCAGGTCAGCTACTTCGCCATTTCGGTCGAACGGCGCCTGACCCACCCGAGCGTTCTGGCGGTCACCCAGTCAGCGCAGCGTATCGGTTTGCCAGTCGGCGAATAG
- a CDS encoding pyridoxal phosphate-dependent aminotransferase, with the protein METPVRIDSRFPNMGTTIFTVMSRLAAECGAVNLSQGFPDFQAEPALFDVVHRHMLAGRNQYAPMAGMPELRQAIVDKVAALYGVRYDVESEVTVTAGATQAIFTAIAAFVRPGDEVIVFEPVYDSYVPAIETVGGTAVYAQLSFPDYVPDWEQVAQLITPKTRMIIVNSPHNPTGSLLSTVDREKLAKLIAGTNIVVLSDEVYEHILFDGEQHASLCAHPELAARSIVVSSFGKTYHITGWKIGYVVGPAELMAEFRKVHQFNVFTVHTPSQLALAEYMQDADRHLRLAAFYQEKRDFFRQLLAATPFELLPCRGTYFQLARYDRISDLPDREFAEWMTREVGVAVIPVSVFYADGRDDRVVRFCFAKQESTLKAAAERLGKAFP; encoded by the coding sequence ATGGAAACTCCTGTTCGCATCGACTCCCGCTTCCCGAACATGGGGACGACCATCTTCACCGTCATGAGTCGCCTCGCAGCCGAGTGCGGCGCGGTCAACCTGTCGCAGGGTTTCCCGGATTTTCAGGCCGAGCCGGCGCTGTTCGATGTCGTGCATCGCCACATGCTGGCCGGGCGCAACCAGTACGCGCCGATGGCCGGCATGCCGGAGTTGCGCCAGGCCATCGTCGACAAGGTGGCGGCGCTCTACGGCGTGCGCTACGACGTCGAGTCGGAGGTCACCGTGACGGCCGGGGCGACGCAGGCCATCTTCACGGCCATCGCCGCCTTCGTGCGGCCGGGCGACGAGGTGATCGTCTTCGAACCGGTCTACGATTCCTACGTGCCGGCCATCGAAACGGTCGGTGGCACGGCGGTTTACGCCCAACTGAGCTTTCCCGATTACGTGCCGGACTGGGAGCAGGTGGCGCAACTCATCACGCCGAAAACGCGGATGATCATCGTCAATTCGCCGCACAACCCGACGGGTAGCCTGTTGTCCACGGTCGACCGGGAAAAACTCGCAAAATTGATAGCAGGCACCAACATCGTCGTGCTCTCCGACGAGGTCTACGAGCACATCCTGTTCGACGGCGAGCAGCACGCCAGCCTGTGCGCCCATCCCGAGCTGGCAGCGCGCAGCATCGTCGTGTCGAGCTTCGGCAAGACCTATCACATCACGGGCTGGAAAATTGGCTACGTCGTCGGCCCGGCCGAACTCATGGCCGAGTTCCGCAAGGTGCACCAGTTCAACGTGTTCACCGTGCATACCCCGTCGCAACTGGCGCTCGCCGAATACATGCAGGACGCTGACCGCCATCTGCGGCTGGCTGCCTTCTATCAGGAAAAACGCGACTTTTTCCGCCAGTTGCTGGCGGCCACGCCATTCGAACTGCTGCCCTGTCGCGGCACCTATTTTCAGCTGGCGCGCTACGACCGCATTTCGGATTTGCCCGACCGGGAATTTGCCGAATGGATGACACGCGAAGTCGGCGTTGCCGTCATTCCGGTCTCGGTTTTTTATGCCGATGGGCGCGATGATCGCGTTGTCCGCTTCTGTTTCGCCAAACAGGAAAGTACGCTGAAGGCGGCGGCGGAAAGGCTGGGCAAAGCCTTTCCGTGA
- the mtnA gene encoding S-methyl-5-thioribose-1-phosphate isomerase, translating to MNIDGTPTRTLRAHPEQRAIDIIDQTRLPHALHWVRVASLDEAAHAIRAMQVRGAPLIGATAAYGLAIALDFEASDTRLAEAAALLRSTRPTAVNLHWALARMESVLRPLPAEERCAAAWLEAAAIAEEDVAQNATIGQHGLKLWNELIVADGQTLNIMTHCNAGWLATVDHGTALSPVYAAHDAGVPVHVWVSETRPRNQGLLTAWELEQHGVPHTLIADNAAGLLMRAGKVDAVIVGADRIAANGDVANKIGTYLKALACADNGIPFYVAAPRSTLDFACADGADIPIEERDGDEFRFVHGLDYHAQPSALRQLAAGEDVANPAFDVTPNWLVKAIITERGVCPASREGLLALYPEENHG from the coding sequence ATGAACATCGACGGCACTCCCACCCGCACCCTGCGCGCCCATCCTGAACAGCGCGCCATCGACATCATCGACCAGACCCGCCTGCCGCACGCGTTGCACTGGGTTCGTGTCGCCTCTCTGGATGAAGCCGCCCATGCCATCCGCGCCATGCAGGTGCGCGGCGCGCCGCTGATCGGGGCCACGGCGGCCTACGGGCTGGCCATCGCGCTCGACTTCGAGGCATCCGACACCCGGCTGGCCGAAGCTGCCGCGCTGCTGCGGTCGACGCGGCCGACGGCGGTCAATCTGCATTGGGCGCTGGCCCGCATGGAAAGCGTGCTTCGGCCGCTGCCGGCCGAGGAGCGTTGCGCCGCCGCCTGGCTCGAGGCCGCCGCCATCGCCGAGGAAGACGTCGCGCAGAACGCGACCATCGGCCAGCACGGCCTCAAGCTATGGAACGAGCTGATCGTCGCCGACGGTCAGACGCTGAACATCATGACCCACTGCAACGCCGGCTGGCTGGCCACCGTCGATCACGGCACCGCCCTGTCGCCGGTCTATGCCGCGCACGATGCCGGCGTGCCGGTGCATGTCTGGGTCTCCGAAACCCGGCCGCGCAACCAGGGTCTGCTCACCGCCTGGGAACTCGAACAGCACGGCGTGCCGCATACGCTGATCGCCGACAACGCCGCCGGGCTGCTCATGCGCGCCGGCAAGGTCGATGCGGTGATCGTCGGCGCCGACCGCATCGCCGCCAACGGTGACGTCGCCAACAAGATCGGCACTTATCTCAAGGCGCTGGCTTGCGCCGACAACGGCATTCCCTTCTATGTCGCGGCGCCGCGCTCGACCCTCGATTTCGCCTGCGCCGACGGCGCCGACATCCCGATCGAGGAGCGCGACGGCGACGAATTCCGTTTCGTCCATGGCCTGGATTACCACGCCCAACCCTCGGCCCTGCGCCAGCTGGCGGCCGGTGAGGACGTTGCCAACCCGGCCTTCGACGTGACGCCAAACTGGCTGGTCAAGGCCATCATCACCGAACGCGGCGTCTGCCCAGCCAGCCGCGAAGGCTTGCTGGCGCTCTATCCGGAGGAAAACCATGGCTGA
- a CDS encoding class II aldolase/adducin family protein, with the protein MADLRADLIATARAMQPAGLNRSTAGNVSVRSGDGFYITPTGMAYDALCDNDIPLMALDGSHAGKRKPSSEWRFHRDLYATRPEVGAVLHAHSPFAVSLACLRLDIPPFHYMIARFGGDTIRCAEYSIFGSESLSTVAMAAMAGRKACLLANHGMLVAGRDLNEALALAIELEELCEQYWRACQLGQPVLLSAEEMAAVLEKFKGYGQQ; encoded by the coding sequence ATGGCTGACCTGCGCGCCGACCTGATCGCCACGGCCCGCGCCATGCAACCGGCCGGCCTCAATCGCAGCACCGCCGGCAACGTCAGCGTGCGCAGCGGCGATGGCTTCTACATCACGCCGACCGGCATGGCCTACGACGCCTTGTGCGACAACGACATCCCGCTCATGGCACTCGATGGTTCGCACGCGGGCAAGCGCAAGCCGTCGTCAGAATGGCGTTTCCACCGCGACCTCTACGCCACCCGGCCGGAAGTCGGCGCCGTGTTGCACGCCCACTCGCCCTTCGCCGTCAGCCTCGCCTGTCTGCGCCTCGACATTCCGCCCTTTCACTACATGATCGCCCGCTTCGGCGGCGACACGATACGCTGCGCCGAATATTCCATTTTTGGCTCGGAATCCCTGTCGACCGTGGCAATGGCCGCCATGGCCGGGCGCAAGGCCTGCCTGCTGGCGAACCATGGCATGCTGGTGGCCGGACGTGACCTGAACGAAGCCCTGGCGCTGGCCATCGAGCTCGAAGAACTCTGCGAACAATACTGGCGCGCCTGTCAGCTCGGACAACCCGTGCTGCTGTCGGCTGAGGAAATGGCCGCCGTGCTGGAAAAATTCAAGGGCTACGGCCAGCAATGA
- the dmeF gene encoding CDF family Co(II)/Ni(II) efflux transporter DmeF, with translation MSDDNHDLTRWAHNHRYVTGNAAAERGTRLVMWITIATMLVEIVAGWWFNSMAVLADGWHMSSHALAIGLSAFAYGAARKYAADPSFAFGTWKIEVLASYTSAIFLLGVAAAMIFGSLERLWAPQEIHYQEAMAVAILGLVINLICALILGKAHGHDHHHDHGHGHDHAHHDHDDLNLKAAYIHVVTDAATSVLAIAALAGGWFYGWAWLDPATGIVGAVLVALWAKNLIVQSGRVLLDREMDHPVVAEIREVIAQLPADGQTQLTDLHVWRVGTGAYACALSLLTHDQVLTPLDIRDALAVHEEIVHATVEIHRCDIC, from the coding sequence ATGAGCGACGACAACCACGACCTGACGCGCTGGGCGCACAACCACCGTTACGTCACCGGCAACGCCGCGGCCGAACGCGGCACGCGCCTCGTCATGTGGATCACCATCGCCACCATGCTGGTCGAAATCGTCGCCGGCTGGTGGTTCAACTCGATGGCCGTCCTCGCCGACGGCTGGCACATGAGCTCGCACGCCCTGGCCATCGGCCTCTCCGCCTTCGCCTACGGCGCGGCGCGCAAATACGCCGCCGATCCGAGCTTCGCCTTCGGCACCTGGAAAATCGAGGTGCTGGCCAGCTACACCAGCGCCATCTTCCTGCTCGGCGTCGCCGCTGCGATGATTTTCGGTTCACTCGAACGGCTGTGGGCGCCGCAGGAAATCCACTACCAGGAAGCCATGGCCGTCGCCATCCTCGGCCTGGTCATCAACCTGATTTGCGCGCTGATTCTTGGCAAGGCCCACGGTCACGACCATCATCATGACCACGGACACGGACACGACCACGCCCATCACGATCATGACGACCTCAACCTCAAGGCCGCCTACATCCACGTCGTCACCGATGCCGCCACCTCGGTGCTCGCCATCGCCGCGCTGGCTGGCGGCTGGTTCTACGGCTGGGCCTGGCTCGACCCGGCGACCGGCATCGTCGGTGCCGTCCTCGTTGCACTGTGGGCGAAGAACCTCATCGTGCAGAGCGGCCGCGTGCTACTCGACCGCGAAATGGATCACCCGGTCGTCGCCGAAATCCGCGAAGTCATTGCCCAGCTACCGGCCGATGGCCAGACGCAACTGACCGACCTGCACGTCTGGCGCGTCGGCACCGGCGCCTACGCCTGTGCGCTGAGCCTGCTCACCCACGATCAGGTGCTGACGCCCCTGGACATCCGCGATGCGCTCGCCGTGCATGAAGAAATCGTCCATGCGACGGTCGAGATCCATCGCTGCGACATCTGCTAG
- a CDS encoding flagellar brake protein — protein sequence MSQIAQLSEAEIEERFHVTGTLPISFLLVGYARTKDQFTVSFGGEDMMLTTLLDAQPAGDRLILDCSGSAEINRRFLESGHNVFAGRPGGIHVQFTTGRATEVIFDGGKAFAVPLPKHVVRLQRRETFRIETPRGKPLQFFGRLTGGKLLNFPAHDMSVAGIGMTALTLPDGLSPGDRLENCHFSLPDDEHELFFSATIRHITPQVGRTGIQQWRIGLHFENMPAVEENRIQRYIAKVERERHELLAK from the coding sequence ATGAGTCAGATCGCGCAACTCTCCGAAGCAGAAATCGAAGAGCGTTTCCATGTCACCGGTACGCTGCCGATTTCCTTTCTTCTCGTCGGTTATGCCCGAACCAAGGATCAGTTCACGGTGTCCTTCGGCGGCGAGGACATGATGCTGACGACGCTGCTCGACGCGCAGCCGGCCGGCGACCGGCTAATCCTCGATTGCAGCGGCAGCGCCGAGATCAACCGTCGCTTTCTCGAAAGCGGCCACAACGTATTTGCCGGACGGCCTGGCGGTATCCACGTGCAATTCACTACCGGGCGGGCGACGGAAGTGATTTTCGATGGTGGCAAGGCGTTTGCCGTGCCCTTGCCCAAACACGTCGTCCGCCTGCAGCGTCGGGAGACTTTCCGGATCGAAACGCCGCGCGGCAAGCCGCTGCAATTCTTCGGCCGTCTGACCGGCGGCAAACTGCTCAATTTTCCGGCACATGACATGTCGGTGGCTGGTATCGGTATGACCGCACTGACGCTGCCCGATGGCCTGTCGCCCGGTGATCGGCTGGAAAACTGCCATTTTTCCCTGCCCGACGACGAGCACGAGCTTTTCTTCAGCGCGACCATACGCCACATCACACCGCAGGTCGGGCGTACGGGCATCCAGCAGTGGCGCATCGGCCTGCATTTCGAGAATATGCCGGCAGTCGAGGAAAACCGTATCCAGCGCTACATCGCCAAGGTCGAGCGCGAGCGGCACGAGTTGCTGGCCAAGTGA